The genomic segment AGAAGTTGGTTTGCAAATCGTTCGACATCGCTGCTCTTCTCGCCGGAGCGAAGCAGCGCCCATCGGCCGATGGCGTTACGCGGACGCGATAAGTTATGCCGCCCAAGTGCGAGCCGGCGCCGGGGATCGATCAACGAGCGGAGATTGTCGAAGCCATCCGCGGTCACGAGGCCCGCGGCGACGAGTTCCCAGAGCCCATCCTCGACTTCGCTTGCGAGCAAGCCTGTGGCGCGGAGCAGGTCCGCGAAGAATGACGCGCCCTCGCGCTGCAGCGCCGCAAATACTTCTCGGCCAGCGCTGCTCAGACGCTGCTCATCAATCGATCGATCGGGTACGAGCCATGCCGCGTCTTCACGCAAGAAGAGTGAAATCGGCGCGACGCGCGACGGACGGATTCGCCTGCCGTTCGTTCGCGAGGCGTCCTCAAAGGCTGGATGCGGAGATAGCCTCCCCCACATCACCTCACCCGACGCGCATAATGTGTCGAGCAGTTCGGGTTTATAGCGCGCTATGCGCTTCGGAAGGACCTCGCGCTCCCAGGTGGATGCCGGAAAGTCGGCGCCTTGCAGCTGGCGGATGATCTGAAGCGCGCCCTCCACTCCGTGCAGTTGAGTATCGGGGGCGGTGTGTTGCCAGAGCTCCACGAAGCGCTCGTGCTGCGCCGTGCTCACCGGCTCGATCGCGCGCCGCAGCGTGCTGAGCATGCGGCGGTGGATACGCGCCAGCACTCGCCGGTTGCAGAACTCTTCACACGACTCCGACGAGAACGTGCCGCGGAAGACTTGACCCTCTGCTTCCAATTGCGCGAGCGCGATTTCGATGACGTCGCGCGGGAGCGCAAGCCGCTCCTCTAGCGCCTGTGCGGTCCACGGTCCCGTGGACTCGAGCCAACCGCGAAGGATTTCGGCGACCGACGCGTTGCGATCCGCATCATCGCTCGCCCTTGGAAGCTGATGTGCGCTCTCAAACGTGCGAAGCTTCTCAGCGGGGACCCAAAAAACGCGGTCCCCGAGCGTGAATGCCGCGGCGCGCCCCGCAGCGACGAGTTCCGCGAAGAACGTTGCCCAAACGTCAGTCGGCGGAAGCGAGACAAGCGTCATGAGGGCATCGTGCAGTTCGTCAGCGTCGCGCGCGGCCGGCCAGACCTCTTCGGCGACTTCAGCGATGGCGTCGGGATCGACCATGCCGACGCTGTGCGTCACATCTGTGCGCAGCGTGCTGCGCAACTGCACCGCGCGTGCGCGGCGTTCCTCAAGCGGCGCGTCATCCAGATACGCGAACGGGTTCGCGTTGAGAATTTCGTGCGCAAACTTTGAAGGCTCGGAGGTCTCGACTGCGTGCGTCCGGATCGCACCACTGTTCATGCCGCGCAACACATCTTTCAGACCATCGATGTCCATGGCCTCATGCAAACAATCCGAGACGGTCTCGTTGACGAGCGGATGATCGGGGATTCGGACTTTTTCGCCGCCGAGATTCTCCGGGCACGCGGCTTGATCCGGAAACACCGCGGCGAGCAGATCGTCGGCCCGCATGCGCTGGATGTTCGCGGGCACCTTCCGCCCCCCGCGAAACCGAAGGAGCGCTAGGAAGCGCTGCCCGTTCCAGCGCCAACGCGCGGTGAACATCGGTGCCGGCAGCATCGCTTGCGTCAGCACATCTTCGACCGTGTCCGCGCTGAGAAACCCGAAGACGCTTGCGAGCGGGAATGCATGCTGCTCGCTCAACGATATCACGATGCCATTGTCGGTCGCGGCTGCTTGCAGCTCTAAGTTGAAGCTCCGGCAAAACCGCTTGCGCAGCGCCAAACCCCACGCGCGGTTGATCCGTACACCAAACGGTGCGTGGAGCACCAGTTGCATGCCGCCGGCTTCGTCAAAAAATCGCTCAGCCACGACATGGTCGATCGTCGGCACGGCGCCTAGGATGGCCTTGCCATCGACGACGTATTGAACTGCTTGCTCGGCGCCCAGGCGGTCCATGCCGCATTCGCTTTTCAGGTAATCGTGGGCGGACGCGCTCCCCTCGGTGTGCACGATCTCTGCGATGCGCGCACGCAATCGCGCGACTTCCTGCGAAAGTTCGAGCGTACGCCCCGGCGCCTCGCCGTTCCAGAAAGGAACGGACGGCGGCGCGCCCTGTGCGTCGGTGACGCGCACCCTGCCCTGCTCTACCCGCCGAACGCGCCAGGACTGCATACCGAGCAAGAAGATGTCGCCCGCCATGCTCTCGACTGCGAAATCTTCGTCCACCGTGCCGACGGTCGTGTCGTCGGGCTCGGCGACGACCGCGTACGTCGTCGTGTCGGCAATCGCGCCGCCGGAGGTGATTGCAGCCAACCTTGCACCGCGTCTGCCGCGCACGCGACCATGGATACCGTCGCGATGCAAGAGTGCCCCGGACCTGCCGCGCGATGTAGCGATGCCGTTGGCGAGCATCGTCAACACCGCATCGAATTCGTTGCGATCGAGATTTCGGTATGCGTGCGCCGAACGAACGAGTGCGAAAAGGTCGTCTTCCGCCCAGTCGTCGGCCGCGCAAGCGGCAACAAGCTGCTGCGCCAGGATGTCGAGCGGTTGTTCCGCAGGCCGTAAGCGGTCCATGGCGCCCGTTCGGATCGCGCGAACCACCGCACCGCATTCCAAAAGTTCGTCGCGCGTCGCCGCGACGAGAATCCCCTTCGGCTTTGCACCCACCCAGTGGCCGGAGCGTCCGACGCGTTGCAGCGCGACCGCGATCGAACGCGGTGATCCGACCTGCACGACGAGATCAACAGAGCCGATGTCGATGCCGAGCTCGAGCGATGCGGTGGCGACGACGGCGCGCAATTCACCGCGCTTCAGGCGGCGTTCCGTGTCGAGGCGAATATGACGCGCAAGGCTGCCGTGATGCGGCATCACCTCGCCTTCCCCTAAGCGCGCGACGAGATTATGCGCCAAACGCTCGGACAAGCGGCGCGTGCTCACGAAGATGAGCGTCGTCCGATGCTCGCGGATATGCTCCGCGAGACGGTCGTAGATCTCGCCCCACATCTCGTTGCTCGCAACCGGGCCGAGTTCGTCTCGCGGCACTTCGACCGCAAGCTCCATCTCGCGCCGATGACCGATATTGATGACGGCAGCGCCCGGACTGAGGAAGCGAGCAACGCCTTCGACCGGTTTGACGGTCGCAGACAAGCCGATGCGCTGCGGCTTTGCGCCGCCGCTTTCAGTGACGAGTCGATCGAGCCGTGCAAGCGATAGCGCGAGATGCGGTCCGCGTTTGTTCGAGACGACGGCGTGGATCTCGTCTACGATGACCGTGGAGATCGAGCGCAGCGCTTCCCGCGAGCGCTGCGCCGTCAAGAGAATGAACAGCGATTCGGGCGTTGTGACGAGGATGTGGGGTGTTGCCCTGAGCATGCGGGCCCGGTCGCGAGCTGTCGTGTCGCCGGTTCGGAGCGCCACGCGAATGGGATCGAGCGGCACTCCTTGCCGTTCGGCGAGATCGTATATCTCCGCCAACGGCTGTTCGAGGTTCGCGTGGACGTCGTTGACGAGTGCCTTCAAAGGCGAGACGTAGAGAATTTTCGTCTGCGCAGTCAATCCATTTCTCGCCTCGCGCACGAGCCGGTCGACGGCCACGAGAAAGGCAGCGAGTGTCTTTCCCGATCCCGTCGGCGCGCAGATCAGCGCGTCACGGCCCGACTGGATGACGGGCCAACCTGCGGCTTGGGGCGCAGTCGGCTCGCCAAACTTCTGCGTAAACCAATCCTCGACCAGCGGATCAAAATCGAGTGTCGCAGTGTTCACCGGCTTCAAAAGCATAGTCGGAACTATTTCGCTTTCGAGAGTCGTTAGGCTTCTCGCGACGTGGCGTCTCGGGCGGCGTCGGTCCTAAGCGCTTCTTCGACCGCGCGTGTTCGCCGTTGTTCGCTCGTATTCGCGCAGATAGGGGTCGGCCGGTTGGATGTCACGGAGGTGTCTATGAGGGGCCACCGCGGTAAGCCGCCGCGACCGCCTACGTGAAGGGCCGGAGGGTTGGCCCCCGCAACCGTCACCACGCATGGTTCTATCTCTGGGGTCGTCGTAATGCCGCGCGTCGTTAACGCCATCATCACGGTCGGGGTTTCGATCGCTTTTTTTTGGATCGTCGTCCCCTCGATGTTCGCAGGCTACCCGTCGGCATACACCGGCGTGCACGTCGGCGAACTTGGAACGACTCCGGCAGAGGCCCATGTTACGGTCGATCCTGGGTCGCCCGCTGCAATGGCGGGATTGCGCGACGGCGACACGATTCGCTGCCTTCATCTCCGCGACTACGAGATGCTCTTTCCTTCGTTCCAATCGCCTGGATATAGTTCGTCACCAATTCGGGGCTGCGTCGTCCGCAACGGCACCGAGAGACCGTTCGAATTCATTGCTCGGCCCGGGCCTCCAGCGAAAGACATCTACGGAGGACCTGGGTTCGTCCTCTTAAGGGTCTTTGCGTACGGCGTGTTCCTCTTTGTCGGGTCGGCGCTCGTTATTATGCGGCCATCGCTCATGACGTGGCTGCTTTTCGTGTTCTGCGTGCTTACCTCACCAGCGGCCGCAGCAAGCGATGGACTCACATCCTTATCGCCGACGGGCTACTTTCTTTTTACGATCCCCACTCAACTTGGACAGTTCGCAAGCACTGCGTCGCTCTTGCTCTTCACACTTGTTTTTCCGGACTCGTCGCTGCCGCGAGGCTGGCGCAGAGCGGCATTCTGGTTGGTCGGCGCCGTGACTTTTTTCGCGCTCGTTCTCAAGGATCTGCAACTCAACGAGCCAGTCACGACCGGCTTTTTTGGCGATCCGCTTACCCGCAACATGAACCTCATCGCAGCTATCGCCGTAGTTGGGGTGACTTTGGGCCGGTTGGCCGGGATGCGACCGGCAGATCGCGCGCGTTTCGGCTGGGTAGCCTTCGGCATTGTTGTCGGTGTTATCGCAAACTATCTGCGCTTGCTTCCGTCAGCAGCATTGTTTACGGGCTTCGCCGGCACGCTGACGGTTGTAATGCCAATCACGCTGCTCTACGCTATTTTGAGGCGCCACGTCATCGACGTTCGGTTTGTCATTAGCCGCACGGTCGTCTACGGCGCAGTCACGACCTTGATCGTCGGCGTGATCGCCGTCGTCGACTTTCTTACTAGTCAATATCTCTATGGACTTCGCATCGCGCTCGCGATCGACGCTTTGGTGACGATTGCGCTGGGCGTAGCGCTCCACCGTATGTACGGTGCGATCGAAAATGCGGTCGATTTTATCATCTACCGGCGCAAACACGAGGCCGAGAGTTATTTGAAACGGCTTGCACTCACGCTTCTGCGCGCCGAGCGCGAAGAAACGATCGACCGAGCCGTCGTGGATGATCCTCACGAAAGGCTCGAACTCGCAATGGCCGCGCTGTTCCGTTTCAATGGCGACCGTTATTCGCTCATTTCGGCTCAGGGTTGGAACGGCGCCGTGCCCTCCTTCGAACGCGAGCACGACGTCGTGCGCTTCCTTGCGACGGAGCGACGCCGTTTGGAGCTTCGCGACCTGCGCAAACGTGCGAAGGTAGAAATTGCGGAACCGGGAGTCATGCCCGCAATCGCCGTTCCGATCTTTGAAGGCGACGATCTGCGCGGCTTTGCTCTATATGGCCTTCATCGTGATGGCACGGAGCTCGACCCTGACGAGGTCGACGTTCTCGAAACGCTTTGCCAGACCGCCGCACAGGCATACGTGCGGATCGAGAACCTGCATATGCGCCAGCTGCTGCGCCTTGCAGGCGCTTCGCCCTAGAGCTAATCCTTTGTCGCATAAATCCGGATAGTCGAAAATCAGGTATTGTTCGTGCGACGACCACTGATTTGCATATGAAACCGGCGCCGATACGCTCACCTATGTATTGGAGGTTCGAATTACCGTCGGCATGAAACCCGACGTCCCCATCGATCCAAACCGGAGAAGGCCATTGTCGCGCTCGCTCCCGGGCCCGCGTACGAAGACTCGAAACCCCTCCGCTAAGCGCCACATTCAAAGAAACGCATTGCTGTTTTGATTGGGCGCGAGCGCGAAACTGCCATCCTCGACGAGCAACGCCGC from the Candidatus Eremiobacteraceae bacterium genome contains:
- a CDS encoding GAF domain-containing protein encodes the protein MPRVVNAIITVGVSIAFFWIVVPSMFAGYPSAYTGVHVGELGTTPAEAHVTVDPGSPAAMAGLRDGDTIRCLHLRDYEMLFPSFQSPGYSSSPIRGCVVRNGTERPFEFIARPGPPAKDIYGGPGFVLLRVFAYGVFLFVGSALVIMRPSLMTWLLFVFCVLTSPAAAASDGLTSLSPTGYFLFTIPTQLGQFASTASLLLFTLVFPDSSLPRGWRRAAFWLVGAVTFFALVLKDLQLNEPVTTGFFGDPLTRNMNLIAAIAVVGVTLGRLAGMRPADRARFGWVAFGIVVGVIANYLRLLPSAALFTGFAGTLTVVMPITLLYAILRRHVIDVRFVISRTVVYGAVTTLIVGVIAVVDFLTSQYLYGLRIALAIDALVTIALGVALHRMYGAIENAVDFIIYRRKHEAESYLKRLALTLLRAEREETIDRAVVDDPHERLELAMAALFRFNGDRYSLISAQGWNGAVPSFEREHDVVRFLATERRRLELRDLRKRAKVEIAEPGVMPAIAVPIFEGDDLRGFALYGLHRDGTELDPDEVDVLETLCQTAAQAYVRIENLHMRQLLRLAGASP
- a CDS encoding DEAD/DEAH box helicase, with amino-acid sequence MLLKPVNTATLDFDPLVEDWFTQKFGEPTAPQAAGWPVIQSGRDALICAPTGSGKTLAAFLVAVDRLVREARNGLTAQTKILYVSPLKALVNDVHANLEQPLAEIYDLAERQGVPLDPIRVALRTGDTTARDRARMLRATPHILVTTPESLFILLTAQRSREALRSISTVIVDEIHAVVSNKRGPHLALSLARLDRLVTESGGAKPQRIGLSATVKPVEGVARFLSPGAAVINIGHRREMELAVEVPRDELGPVASNEMWGEIYDRLAEHIREHRTTLIFVSTRRLSERLAHNLVARLGEGEVMPHHGSLARHIRLDTERRLKRGELRAVVATASLELGIDIGSVDLVVQVGSPRSIAVALQRVGRSGHWVGAKPKGILVAATRDELLECGAVVRAIRTGAMDRLRPAEQPLDILAQQLVAACAADDWAEDDLFALVRSAHAYRNLDRNEFDAVLTMLANGIATSRGRSGALLHRDGIHGRVRGRRGARLAAITSGGAIADTTTYAVVAEPDDTTVGTVDEDFAVESMAGDIFLLGMQSWRVRRVEQGRVRVTDAQGAPPSVPFWNGEAPGRTLELSQEVARLRARIAEIVHTEGSASAHDYLKSECGMDRLGAEQAVQYVVDGKAILGAVPTIDHVVAERFFDEAGGMQLVLHAPFGVRINRAWGLALRKRFCRSFNLELQAAATDNGIVISLSEQHAFPLASVFGFLSADTVEDVLTQAMLPAPMFTARWRWNGQRFLALLRFRGGRKVPANIQRMRADDLLAAVFPDQAACPENLGGEKVRIPDHPLVNETVSDCLHEAMDIDGLKDVLRGMNSGAIRTHAVETSEPSKFAHEILNANPFAYLDDAPLEERRARAVQLRSTLRTDVTHSVGMVDPDAIAEVAEEVWPAARDADELHDALMTLVSLPPTDVWATFFAELVAAGRAAAFTLGDRVFWVPAEKLRTFESAHQLPRASDDADRNASVAEILRGWLESTGPWTAQALEERLALPRDVIEIALAQLEAEGQVFRGTFSSESCEEFCNRRVLARIHRRMLSTLRRAIEPVSTAQHERFVELWQHTAPDTQLHGVEGALQIIRQLQGADFPASTWEREVLPKRIARYKPELLDTLCASGEVMWGRLSPHPAFEDASRTNGRRIRPSRVAPISLFLREDAAWLVPDRSIDEQRLSSAGREVFAALQREGASFFADLLRATGLLASEVEDGLWELVAAGLVTADGFDNLRSLIDPRRRLALGRHNLSRPRNAIGRWALLRSGEKSSDVERFANQLLARWGVVFRDIVQRESLAPPWRDLLVVYRRLELQGVVRGGRFVSSYVGEQFCRPDALDALRALRNGEHAHASPRAVSG